The nucleotide sequence AATCACAACCGCAGCCGCAGAACAAGGAGATGCTGCAACTGGTGGCGCAGCAGTGGGCCAAAGTGGGCGTGAAACTGAACGTGCTGGCGGGCGACGCGGGCACCAAAACCCTCGACAGTCTCGACCCGCTGAAAACCGGTGTGTCGCCGGGCATGGTCGGCCGTGCCGATCCGGATGTACTGAAAAGCCAGTATTACCCGACGCTGCGCAACGTGCTGCTGCAAAAAGGCGGCGCCAGCGACAAGGTGAAAACCTTTGAAGACACGCACCTCAACACGCTGCTGGACGGCATCGCCTCCGCCACCGATCGCAGTAAACGGCTGGCGCTGGTGAGCGAGGTGCAGAACTACCTGATCGATCAGGCGTATGTGATTCCAATTTTTGAAGAACCGCAAGTGTTCGCCGGGCGCGCCACTACCAAAGGCATTGGCTTCGAAGCCGTAGGCCGCCCCAGTTTCTACAACACCTGGCTGGACAAGTAACCGAACCACGACGGAGGGCAAAACGTGCGGATAAGCTATCTGGCGACACGCCTCGGACAGGCGCTGCTGGTGCTGTGGGCGGCATTTACCCTGTCATTCATTCTGTTGCAGGCGCTGCCTGGCGACGCGGTGCTGATCAAATTCATGAGTCCGGAGCTGGGGTTAAGCGCCAGCCAGGTAGCCGAACTGCGGTTGGCCTACGGTGCCGATGTGCCGTTGCTGACCCAGTACGCGGCGTCGCTGTCGCGCCTGCTGCACGGCGATTTCGGCCTGTCGTTGCAGGCCGGGCTGCCGATCAGCGACTTGTTGGCGACCAATCTGCCGCCGACATTGCTGCTGGCGGTGCTGGGGTTCGGTGCGGCGCTGCTGCTGGCGTTTGCGTTGGCGTTTCTCTCGGCGCTGACCCCGTTCGCCTGGCTGCGCCAGTTGTTTCAGTCGGCGCCGTCGCTGCTGATTTCCATTCCCACTTTCTGGCTCGGTATCGTGCTGATTCAGGTGTTTTCCTTCCGGCTGGGATGGATTTCGGTGATCAACCCCGGCGAGTGGGAAGGGCTGATTCTGCCGGTGCTGACGCTCTCGATGCCGATTGCCGCGCCCATCGCCCAGGTGCTGATGCGCAGCATCGATCAGGTGCTGGCGCAGCCGTTCGTGGCGGTGGCGCGAGCCAAAGGGTTGAGCCGCCGCGGCGTGCTGTGGCGTCACGTGGCGCGCAACGCCATGCTGCCGGCGCTGACGCTGGCGGGCTTGCTGCTGGGCGAGCTGATCGCCGGGGCGCTTGTCACCGAAACCGTATTTGGCCGCAGCGGGCTGGGTCAGTTGACGCAGGAAGCGGTCAACACGCAGGACGCCAGCGTATTGCAGGCTATCGTGCTGGTGTCAGCAACGGCATTCGTGGCGGTCAACCTACTGGTCGATCTGCTCTACCCGTTGCTTGATCCGCGTCTGAAAACCACCCCGGAGGTGTGATATGGCGAGTATTCAACTGGAAAAAATCGCCTTTCCGCTGCTGCGTAAAACGCCGCGTCTGCGCCGTTACGTCGCGCAACCCGGTCTGGCGCTCGCCTGGCTAGTGCTGCTGACAGTAACACTGTGGGCGCTGTTCCCCGGCCTGTTTACCCACGCGTCGCCGATTGAGGGCGTGTCGGGCGCGCAACGGCTGGCGCCGGGCGGCGACTACCTGCTCGGCAACTACCTGCTCGGCACCGACCAACTGGGGCGCGACCTCTACACCCGCATCGTCTATGGCTCGGTGCATTCGCTGTCCGGCGCGGTGGTAGCGGTGTCGCTGGGTCTGGTGTTCGGCAGCCTGCTGGGGCTGCTGGCAGGCGCGGTCGGTGGCCGGCTGGATACGCTGGTGATGCGTAGCGTCGATGTGCTGCTGGCCATTCCCGGCTTACTGCTGGCGCTGAGCGTCATTATCCTGCTGGGGTTCGGTAACCTGAACGCCGCTATCGCGGTGGGCGTGACCTCGGTGGCGAATTTTACTCGACTGGTGCGCGCGGAAGTGCTGCGCGTACGCCGCAGCGATTACGTCGAAGCGGCATTTGGCAGCGGCGGCACTTTCTTTGGCGTGCTGTGGCGCCACATTCTGCCCAACTCGCTCACCAGCGTGTTGGCGTTTGCCGCATTGCAGTTCGGCAGCGCGATTCTGGCGCTCGCCACCCTGAGCTTTCTCGGCTACGGCGCGCCGCCGCCGACGCCGGAGTGGGGCTTGTTGATCGCCGAAGGCCGCAACTACCTCGCTACCGCCTGGTGGCTGACCACCTTCCCCGGCCTACTGGTGGTCGCCGTGGTGCTGGCAACCAACCGCATCAGCCAGTCGATCCGGAGATCAACGCGATGAGCCTGCCGCTAAGTTTGCAAAGCAGCACGGCAATACCGGTGCTGGAACTGGAAGACGTCGCCATCGCCTACCGTGACGACGACGGCGAACGCACGGTGGTGGAAGGCGTGTCCTTCGCCATCCAGCCCGGCGAAGTGGTGGCGCTGGTGGGCGAATCCGGTTCCGGCAAAACCACTACCGCACAGGCGGTGATCGGCCTGCTGGCGGACAACGGCCGCCTGACGCGCGGGGCTATCCGCCTTAACGGCGCCGATATCAGCCGTTGGTCGCAACCGCGGTTGGACAGTATTCGCGGCCGCGTGGTCAGCCTGGTGCCGCAGGACCCCGGCAGCTCGCTCAACCCGGTGAAAACCATCGGCGAGCAGGTGGATGAAATTCTGCGCCTGCACCAGAAAAGCGACCGCCGCCGCCTGCGCCGGCAAACGCTGGCGTTGCTGACGCGCGTCGGGCTGACCGAGCCGGAACTGCGCGCCGGCCAGTACCCGCACGAGCTCTCCGGCGGCATGAAACAACGGGTGCTGATCGCCATCGCCATCGCGCTGAAACCGGCACTGATCATCGCCGATGAACCGACCAGCGCGCTGGACGTTACGGTGCAAAAACGCATTCTCGATTTACTGGACGAACTGCGCCGGGAAAACGGCACCGCCATTCTGTTCGTCACCCACGATCTGGCGGTCGCCGCCGAGCGCGCCGACCGCCTGCTGGTGTTCCAGAAAGGCTATATTCAGGAACAGGGGCCGACCCGGCAGGTGCTGAGCGCGCCGCAAA is from Dickeya dianthicola NCPPB 453 and encodes:
- a CDS encoding ABC transporter permease, which gives rise to MRISYLATRLGQALLVLWAAFTLSFILLQALPGDAVLIKFMSPELGLSASQVAELRLAYGADVPLLTQYAASLSRLLHGDFGLSLQAGLPISDLLATNLPPTLLLAVLGFGAALLLAFALAFLSALTPFAWLRQLFQSAPSLLISIPTFWLGIVLIQVFSFRLGWISVINPGEWEGLILPVLTLSMPIAAPIAQVLMRSIDQVLAQPFVAVARAKGLSRRGVLWRHVARNAMLPALTLAGLLLGELIAGALVTETVFGRSGLGQLTQEAVNTQDASVLQAIVLVSATAFVAVNLLVDLLYPLLDPRLKTTPEV
- a CDS encoding ABC transporter permease, with the protein product MASIQLEKIAFPLLRKTPRLRRYVAQPGLALAWLVLLTVTLWALFPGLFTHASPIEGVSGAQRLAPGGDYLLGNYLLGTDQLGRDLYTRIVYGSVHSLSGAVVAVSLGLVFGSLLGLLAGAVGGRLDTLVMRSVDVLLAIPGLLLALSVIILLGFGNLNAAIAVGVTSVANFTRLVRAEVLRVRRSDYVEAAFGSGGTFFGVLWRHILPNSLTSVLAFAALQFGSAILALATLSFLGYGAPPPTPEWGLLIAEGRNYLATAWWLTTFPGLLVVAVVLATNRISQSIRRSTR